The nucleotide sequence GCATTCGTTCAAAACCCATCTCTTCCAGGCTTGGGATCGGGAGCTTTTTGGTTTTGTGCAGCTTGTCGAAATACTTTTCGGTGGGGTAGGGCTTTACATAAAAGTTTTTCTCTTTCGAGCCGTGTAGCTTTTCCAGCCATGATTTGCTGTAGGGCGTGAACACCGTGTAGGGGGTACCTTTGCCCGTCAGGATCTCCTCTTTTTCAAAGATTACCTGATCTTTGAACGTGTGAAAGGGAATATCTTTTTTCTTCAAAAAATCGGCTACTTCGCCATCGCGTTTTTTGGCGTAGGGTTCATAATCGTGGTTGGTATACACTTCGGCTACGTCGTATTCGTTCACAATTTCCTTCCAAGCTTTCAAAGGTACCCCGTACCTGACCAGTAGCGACGAATCTTCTTTCGCCAGTTTTTCCTGCATGTCCTCCACGGCGCGCATGATGAATTCCACGCGGCGGTCGCGTTTGTCTTCCAGCTCGTCGAGGATGGTTTTGTCAAAAATAAAAAGGGGAAGTACCGGATACTCCGATTTAAGGGCGTAGTACAGGCCGGCGTTGTCGTGGAGGCGCATGTCGCGGCGGTGCCAGAAAATGGCTATCTTCTTCTTGGGCATGAATACGGCTCATTGGTTGTCTTTGGTAAACCCGACCTGGTAGCGATTGTTTGCCTTTTCGGAGCAGAATTATCCGCCAGAATAGCCTTTGACCTTTGGCTATTGTTCCAGATTCTCCCGATCCCAGTCCGCCAGGTCAGCCCCGGCCCGGTAGGTGCTTTGCAGGAAGTCGAGCAGCATCGCCGCGGGATCGTCCGCCTGTCGCACGACATCGTAGGGTAGGATGAATTCGCCCATCGTTTGGTGGTAGTAGGCGGCTTCGGGTTTGACAACGGCGGCCTTGTAGCCTTCGGGTTCGGGGTACATGTAGCTGTAAAAAGCGGCAAAGGGTACCCCGACACTGCCTGGCCAAAAACCGCAACTGCTCACCTCGTGCGAATAGGCTTCCTGCGCCACGCGATCGGGCAGATGGGGTACCCCGCCGGGGTGCTGGGGCGCCTTGCGGCCCGAGAAACGGGTAACGGCCAGATCGAAGCTACCCCAGAAAAAGTGAACCGGACTGCATTTGCCCACAAACTCCGCCCGGAACCGCGTCAACACTTCATTGACAGAGAGCAAAACCGTATGCAAATC is from Salmonirosea aquatica and encodes:
- a CDS encoding DUF5996 family protein is translated as MRNSWPELVFDQAKDTYETLHLWTQIVGKIKLSRMPWINHSWHVTLIVTPTGLTTGNLPAEKKHFQINFDFREHQLQILTSLGEEKSFPLAHHSVAAFYEKIMAALRELGIEIDIHKVPNELEVVIPFDQDEQHVTYEPQHAADLHTVLLSVNEVLTRFRAEFVGKCSPVHFFWGSFDLAVTRFSGRKAPQHPGGVPHLPDRVAQEAYSHEVSSCGFWPGSVGVPFAAFYSYMYPEPEGYKAAVVKPEAAYYHQTMGEFILPYDVVRQADDPAAMLLDFLQSTYRAGADLADWDRENLEQ